The Pseudomonas moraviensis genome contains the following window.
AATCGCCGACCCGTATGGATCTGCTGCGGGTGCTGCCGCCGCATGATGGCGGGGTATCGGCCAGCCACGCCTACCTGAACCGCAACAAGCGCAGTCTGGCGCTGGATCTGAAACAGCCCGCGGCGCTGGAGATCATCAAGCAACTGCTGGGTGAGTACGACATCGTTCTCGAGCAATTCCGCCCCGGGGTGATGGAGCGCCTGGGCCTGGGCTATGAGGCGTTGAAGGCGATCAACCCGCGGCTGATTTTCGTGTCGATCAGCGGTTACGGCCAGACCGGGCCGTACAAAGAGCGTGCGGGGCATGACATCAACTATCTGGCGCTGGCCGGGCTGGCCAGTTACTCCGGCCGCGCCGACAGCGGGCCCTTGCCGCTGGGCATGCAGGTGGCGGACGTGGCCGGCGGCTCGTTGCACGGGGTGATCGGCTTGCTGGCGGCGGTGATCGCTCGCCAGCAGAGCGGGCAAGGCACGCATCTGGATGTGAGCATGACCGATTGCGCGTTCAGCCTGAATGCCATGGCAGGTGCGGGATATCTGGCCTGTGGCGCGGAGCCGGGCTGGGAAGATCAGATGCTCAACGGCGGCAGTTTCTACGATTATTACCGCACGCGGGATGGGCGCTGGATGTCAGTGGGCAGTCTCGAGCCGGCGTTCATGCAGCAACTGTGCACGGCGCTGGGCCGACCGGAACTGGCGGCGCAGGGATTGTCCCCCAGGGCAGAGCAGCAACAGGAGCTGAAAGAGGCATTGCGGATCGAATTCGAGCGACATGATTTTGCTGAACTGTGTGAGCTGTTCGCCGGAGTCGATGCCTGTGTCGAGCCGGTGTTGAATCTGGGCGAGGCGCTGCGCCATCCGCAATTGCAGGCGCGGGAGCTGGTGACCCAGGTGCCGCGCGGCGATGGCACGACGCAGGCGCAGATCGCCTGTCCGTTGAAATTCTCTGAAGCGTTACCGGCGCCAAGGCATGTCGGCGCGGGATTGGGGCAGCATACGGATCAGGTGTTGGAGGAGTTGGGGTTGAGTGCTTCGAAGATCGCTGAGCTGCGTTCCGCCAAAGTAATCCTTTAGTGCCTGTGATGGCCCTATCGCGAGCAGGCTCACTCCTACAGGTGAAACGCGTTCCAAATGTAGGAGTGAGCCTGCTCGCGATGGGGCCAGTCAAAGCAACACAGAAACCAACTATTCCACCCGCATCTCACCACTGAATACCAGGGTACTGCGGCAGCGCCGGCACAAGTACCGCCGCCCTTGCCGTACCAGGCCATGGCGCTGGGCGGTAAACGGGAAGTCACTCTCGGGGCACGGACATTTGTAGATATAGCGGGTCACGCTGCGCCGCTTGATCTCGTAGGTGTGGCAGCGGTCGGGCGGCAGTTCGTATACGCCGCGCATGATCAATTGCCACTCCTCGCCATGGGGCTGGATGCGGTCGCCGAACAGTTGATGAGCGATCAGGTGCGCGACTTCGTGGGCCACGGTCTGCTTGAGGAAGTGTTCGGTGTTTTCCCGGTACAACTGCGGGTTGAAGCGCAGCAGGTTCTCGTGCAGATGCGCGACACCGGCTTTCTGCCCGCGCAGCTTGAGACTGACGACGGGGCGTTTGAAGGAACGTTTGAAAAAGGATTCAGCGAGTTGGTAACAATCTTCGACGCGGGTATTGAGTTGCTCGGGCATGCTTGATGGATCTCCAGAGAAGCCGAGTATGCCGCAACCCCGGCGACTTGCGAATCGCCGACCTGCCGAATGGTCGTCGCCCAACGAGAAGGCCGCCTTGCGGCGGCCTGTATTGGCAGAGGTTGTTTTTCTCAGGGAGGAAACGAGTCAGTTGGTATAGACGGGCCCGACACCCAGCCCCCAGATGATCACGGTAAACGCCATGATCGCGACCAGCACCACCAGCCCGACCGCGAGCACCGAACTGGAAAACAGAAAACCTTCATCCGAAGGAATGTTCATGAAGGTCGGCAGGCCGACGTACAGCAGGTATACCGTGTAGCAGATGGCCGCCGTGCCGACGATCATCCCCAGCCACATGTGCGGGTACAGCGCCGCCAGGCCGCCGACGAACAACGGTGTCGCCGTGTAAGTGGCAAACGCCACGCAACGGGCCAGGCTTGGATTGGCGTCATAGGTACGCGCCATCCAGTGCACGAAGGCGCCCATCACCGCGACCCCGCCGAGCATCGCCAGGTACGACATGATGGTCATCCACAAGGCACTTTCGAACGTCAGCATCACCGGCGCGCGGTTGCCGATCACCCAGCCGACCTGGGTCGTGCCGATGAACGCCGAGACAGCGGGGATCGCCGCCAGAATCAGCGTGTGGGTCAAGTACATGTGGCTGATGCTTTCCTCTTGGTCGCCACGGATCTCCTTCCATTCCTGATCGGGGTGGGTAAACAGTCCCACTACGTGATGGATCATGCCATTCACTCCTCTTGTCATTGCCATCGCCCCCCAACGGAGCGCCTACGGGCCAAGGTGGCCGAGCAAATACAGGTCTAAAGACGTGTGCGACCTTATGTCGCAGTATAGAAAGGACTCCAGCGCACCGGTATGCCGGGCTTAGAGCAAATCGCGCTGTAAACAAAGGGCTTAATCGCGCCAGAATCTTGAAGGAACCGAATGGTTCGGTGGTGAGGGAGCTTGCTCCCGCCCGGCTGCGCAGCAGTCGCAAACCCTCCCGGCTCGCCGTGTCAGGAAAAATTCCGTTGCAGGTTTGGGGGCGCTTCGCACCCCAGCGGGAGCAAGCTCCCTCGCCACCGTAGAGGTGAGTCAATTCGACTGCGGCCCTTCGCCCGCGCCGGGTTTTTTGCGTAAAATGCCGGCCTTTCGTCACACCTCACGGATTTCGCGTCATGGGCACTCTTACGGTCAACCAGAACAAACTGCAAAAGCGCCTGCGCCGCCTGGCCGGCGAGGCGGTCGCCGATTTCAACATGATCGAAGACGGCGACAAGGTCATGGTCTGCCTGTCCGGGGGCAAGGACAGCTACACCATGCTCGACGTGCTGATGCACCTGCAGAAGGTTGCACCGATCAAATTCGACATCGTCGCGGTGAACATGGACCAGAAACAGCCGGGCTTTCCCGAGCACGTGCTGCCGGCCTACCTGAAAGAGCT
Protein-coding sequences here:
- a CDS encoding CaiB/BaiF CoA transferase family protein encodes the protein MSAPLASLKILDFSTLLPGPFASLLLADMGAEVLRIESPTRMDLLRVLPPHDGGVSASHAYLNRNKRSLALDLKQPAALEIIKQLLGEYDIVLEQFRPGVMERLGLGYEALKAINPRLIFVSISGYGQTGPYKERAGHDINYLALAGLASYSGRADSGPLPLGMQVADVAGGSLHGVIGLLAAVIARQQSGQGTHLDVSMTDCAFSLNAMAGAGYLACGAEPGWEDQMLNGGSFYDYYRTRDGRWMSVGSLEPAFMQQLCTALGRPELAAQGLSPRAEQQQELKEALRIEFERHDFAELCELFAGVDACVEPVLNLGEALRHPQLQARELVTQVPRGDGTTQAQIACPLKFSEALPAPRHVGAGLGQHTDQVLEELGLSASKIAELRSAKVIL
- a CDS encoding Yip1 family protein, which codes for MIHHVVGLFTHPDQEWKEIRGDQEESISHMYLTHTLILAAIPAVSAFIGTTQVGWVIGNRAPVMLTFESALWMTIMSYLAMLGGVAVMGAFVHWMARTYDANPSLARCVAFATYTATPLFVGGLAALYPHMWLGMIVGTAAICYTVYLLYVGLPTFMNIPSDEGFLFSSSVLAVGLVVLVAIMAFTVIIWGLGVGPVYTN
- a CDS encoding SprT family zinc-dependent metalloprotease; amino-acid sequence: MPEQLNTRVEDCYQLAESFFKRSFKRPVVSLKLRGQKAGVAHLHENLLRFNPQLYRENTEHFLKQTVAHEVAHLIAHQLFGDRIQPHGEEWQLIMRGVYELPPDRCHTYEIKRRSVTRYIYKCPCPESDFPFTAQRHGLVRQGRRYLCRRCRSTLVFSGEMRVE